One Paralichthys olivaceus isolate ysfri-2021 chromosome 8, ASM2471397v2, whole genome shotgun sequence genomic region harbors:
- the wbp1lb gene encoding WW domain binding protein 1-like b isoform X1 encodes MRGPCWALKMGLFLHTVGSLTPTESAVDRSLLHCEGVNNQSYICESGHCCGESQCCSYYYELWWFWLVWAIIFILSCCCVCHHRRTKHRLQQQQRQHEINLIAYREAHNYPSVPFYFRFLPNYLLPDYEEVVNRPPTPPPPYSALHTGPSSVASSPLASEQQERHCPAIQPTPVPQVSESLCCRPSTEEAQPPTSDLRPKPDSKPMQTAQDSGVILLSDGLSREALTSQEKRSGDGDESCKDALLKDLSEGCAEDKDRLPNGRRRRFTGDSGIEVCVCSTRGSGSCSGVGGTGQEGKELRELESLLGREGHGDNDEEGEEEAGDFCDSCGHRASFSAEEEQVLGGLERQAARGPSGSPQAAQQIGSGSLHPPVCLLLHTINEQEGPHHSTSTELQG; translated from the exons aGTCTGCTGCACTGTGAAGGCGTTAATAACCAGAGCTACATCTGTGAGTCTGGACACTGCTGCGGAGAGTCTCAGTGCTGTAGCTACTACTATGAGCTCTGGT GGTTTTGGTTGGTGTGGGCGATCATCTTCATTttgagctgctgctgcgtgtGCCACCATCGCCGCACCAAACAccggctgcagcagcaacaacggCAGCACGAGATCAACCTCATCGCTTACCGTGAAGCACACAACTACCCCTCTGTGCCCTTCTACTTCA GGTTTCTGCCAAACTACCTCCTGCCTGACTATGAGGAGGTGGTCAATAGACCACcgactcctccccctccctacAGTGCCTTACACACAGGCCCATCGTCAGTGGCTTCTAGTCCCTTGGCCtctgagcagcaggagagacacTGTCCAGCCATCCAGCCTACTCCAGTGCCCCAGGTCTCTGAAAGTCTGTGTTGCAGACCCAGCACAGAGGAAGCACAACCTCCCACTTCAGACTTAAGGCCGAAGCCTGACAGCAAGCCAATGCAGACAGCACAAGATTCAGGCGTGATACTCCTCTCCGATGGGCTCAGTAGGGAGGCACTCACCAGCCAGGAGAAAAGAAGCGGGGATGGGGACGAGTCCTGCAAGGACGCCCTGCTGAAGGACCTGTCAGAAGGTTGTGCTGAGGACAAAGATCGGCTCCCCAATGGAAGGAGGAGGCGATTCACAGGGGACTCTGGgattgaggtgtgtgtgtgcagcacacGTGGGAGCGGCAGTTGCAGTGGAGTAGGAGGGACGGGCCAGGAAGGCAAAGAGTTGAGGGAGCTGGAGAGCCTTCTTGGGCGCGAGGGACATGGCGACAACgacgaggagggggaggaggaggccgggGACTTCTGTGACAGCTGCGGTCATCGGGCCTCCTTCAGCgcggaggaggagcaggtgcTGGGCGGGCTGGAGAGGCAGGCCGCTCGTGGACCTTCAGGATCTCCTCAGGCGGCTCAGCAGATAGGCAGCGGCTCGCTCCACCCTCCTGTGTGCCTCCTCCTTCACACCATCAATGAGCAGGAGGGGCCGCACCACAGCACCAGCACTGAGCTGCAGGGCTGA
- the wbp1lb gene encoding WW domain binding protein 1-like b isoform X2, protein MPLNLEPALSLLHCEGVNNQSYICESGHCCGESQCCSYYYELWWFWLVWAIIFILSCCCVCHHRRTKHRLQQQQRQHEINLIAYREAHNYPSVPFYFRFLPNYLLPDYEEVVNRPPTPPPPYSALHTGPSSVASSPLASEQQERHCPAIQPTPVPQVSESLCCRPSTEEAQPPTSDLRPKPDSKPMQTAQDSGVILLSDGLSREALTSQEKRSGDGDESCKDALLKDLSEGCAEDKDRLPNGRRRRFTGDSGIEVCVCSTRGSGSCSGVGGTGQEGKELRELESLLGREGHGDNDEEGEEEAGDFCDSCGHRASFSAEEEQVLGGLERQAARGPSGSPQAAQQIGSGSLHPPVCLLLHTINEQEGPHHSTSTELQG, encoded by the exons ATGCCTCTCAATCTGGAACCTGCACTG aGTCTGCTGCACTGTGAAGGCGTTAATAACCAGAGCTACATCTGTGAGTCTGGACACTGCTGCGGAGAGTCTCAGTGCTGTAGCTACTACTATGAGCTCTGGT GGTTTTGGTTGGTGTGGGCGATCATCTTCATTttgagctgctgctgcgtgtGCCACCATCGCCGCACCAAACAccggctgcagcagcaacaacggCAGCACGAGATCAACCTCATCGCTTACCGTGAAGCACACAACTACCCCTCTGTGCCCTTCTACTTCA GGTTTCTGCCAAACTACCTCCTGCCTGACTATGAGGAGGTGGTCAATAGACCACcgactcctccccctccctacAGTGCCTTACACACAGGCCCATCGTCAGTGGCTTCTAGTCCCTTGGCCtctgagcagcaggagagacacTGTCCAGCCATCCAGCCTACTCCAGTGCCCCAGGTCTCTGAAAGTCTGTGTTGCAGACCCAGCACAGAGGAAGCACAACCTCCCACTTCAGACTTAAGGCCGAAGCCTGACAGCAAGCCAATGCAGACAGCACAAGATTCAGGCGTGATACTCCTCTCCGATGGGCTCAGTAGGGAGGCACTCACCAGCCAGGAGAAAAGAAGCGGGGATGGGGACGAGTCCTGCAAGGACGCCCTGCTGAAGGACCTGTCAGAAGGTTGTGCTGAGGACAAAGATCGGCTCCCCAATGGAAGGAGGAGGCGATTCACAGGGGACTCTGGgattgaggtgtgtgtgtgcagcacacGTGGGAGCGGCAGTTGCAGTGGAGTAGGAGGGACGGGCCAGGAAGGCAAAGAGTTGAGGGAGCTGGAGAGCCTTCTTGGGCGCGAGGGACATGGCGACAACgacgaggagggggaggaggaggccgggGACTTCTGTGACAGCTGCGGTCATCGGGCCTCCTTCAGCgcggaggaggagcaggtgcTGGGCGGGCTGGAGAGGCAGGCCGCTCGTGGACCTTCAGGATCTCCTCAGGCGGCTCAGCAGATAGGCAGCGGCTCGCTCCACCCTCCTGTGTGCCTCCTCCTTCACACCATCAATGAGCAGGAGGGGCCGCACCACAGCACCAGCACTGAGCTGCAGGGCTGA